One genomic region from Candidatus Methylomirabilota bacterium encodes:
- the rpsB gene encoding 30S ribosomal protein S2: protein MAALTMKELLEAGVHFGHQTKRWNPKMQKYIFGERNGIYIIDLQKTLKKFREAYAFVRDLAANGGAVLFVGTKKQAQDTVFEEASRCGMFYVNQRWLGGTLTNFQTIRKSIARLKKLEEMKETGEYERLPKKEALELDRERQKLEKALIGIKAMEQLPSAVFIIDPRKEKIAVAEAQRLGIPIIAIVDTNCDPTGIDYPIPGNDDAIRAVRLITSRIADAMLEGRGTLTKEEGEEPAAEAAGDVDMTPAEAEA, encoded by the coding sequence ATGGCGGCCTTGACGATGAAGGAACTGCTGGAGGCCGGGGTGCACTTCGGCCACCAGACCAAGCGCTGGAACCCGAAGATGCAGAAGTACATCTTCGGCGAGCGCAACGGCATCTACATCATCGATCTGCAGAAGACGCTCAAGAAGTTCCGCGAAGCCTACGCCTTCGTGCGCGACCTGGCGGCCAACGGCGGCGCCGTGCTCTTCGTCGGCACCAAGAAGCAGGCGCAGGACACCGTGTTCGAGGAGGCGAGCCGCTGCGGGATGTTCTACGTCAACCAGCGCTGGCTGGGGGGGACGCTCACCAACTTCCAGACCATCCGCAAGTCGATCGCCCGCCTCAAGAAGCTCGAGGAGATGAAGGAGACCGGCGAGTACGAGCGGCTACCGAAGAAGGAGGCGCTGGAGCTGGACCGCGAGCGCCAGAAGCTCGAGAAGGCGCTCATCGGGATCAAGGCGATGGAGCAGCTCCCCTCGGCGGTCTTCATCATCGACCCCCGGAAGGAGAAGATCGCCGTGGCCGAGGCGCAGCGGCTGGGGATCCCGATCATCGCCATCGTGGACACCAACTGCGATCCCACCGGCATCGACTACCCGATCCCCGGCAACGACGACGCGATCCGGGCGGTGCGCCTGATCACCTCCCGCATCGCCGACGCGATGCTGGAGGGGCGCGGCACGCTGACCAAGGAGGAGGGTGAGGAGCCCGCGGCCGAGGCCGCCGGCGATGTCGACATGACGCCGGCCGAGGCGGAGGCCTAG
- the dxr gene encoding 1-deoxy-D-xylulose-5-phosphate reductoisomerase: MKRITLLGATGSIGLRTLELVSSLSEEFSVAGLAARGSNVELIADLCRKYAPRAVAVLNDGAVDRLARLLPPPRPELLSGPQGLVALARDIEADIVVSALVGGAGLLPTMAAIEAGRTVALANKETLVMAGSLMTAAARRRGVPLLPVDSEHSAVFQCLVGHNKGDVHRILLTASGGPFRELPKEQFAHVTVEDALRHPTWKMGAKITIDSATLMNKGLEIIEARWLFDLEPDQVQVLVHPQSIVHSMVEYIDGSVIAQLGVADMGVPILYALTYPERRPTPAARLDLTCIGQLTFFEPDTERFPCLRLARAALECGGSAPVVLNAANEVAVAAFLDRRIGFTRIPELIERALVEVSPGELRSIEECVAIDAEARRRVQRSVDTLAGGK; the protein is encoded by the coding sequence GTGAAGCGGATCACGCTGCTGGGCGCCACGGGGTCCATCGGCCTCCGCACGCTCGAGCTGGTCTCGAGCTTGTCCGAGGAGTTCTCGGTGGCGGGGCTGGCGGCGCGCGGATCGAACGTGGAGCTGATCGCCGACCTCTGCCGCAAGTACGCGCCGCGCGCCGTCGCGGTGCTCAACGATGGGGCCGTCGATAGGCTCGCCCGCCTCCTGCCCCCGCCCCGGCCCGAGCTGCTCTCCGGGCCGCAGGGGCTCGTCGCGCTGGCGCGTGACATCGAGGCCGACATCGTGGTCTCGGCGCTCGTCGGCGGCGCCGGGCTGTTGCCGACCATGGCCGCCATCGAGGCCGGCCGCACCGTCGCCCTGGCCAACAAGGAGACGCTGGTGATGGCGGGCAGCCTGATGACGGCCGCCGCCCGGCGGCGCGGCGTGCCGTTGCTGCCCGTCGACTCGGAGCACAGCGCCGTCTTCCAGTGCCTGGTCGGTCACAACAAGGGTGACGTCCACCGCATTCTCCTGACGGCGTCCGGGGGCCCGTTCCGGGAGCTGCCCAAGGAGCAGTTCGCGCACGTCACGGTGGAGGACGCGCTCCGGCACCCCACGTGGAAGATGGGCGCGAAGATCACGATCGACTCGGCGACGCTGATGAACAAGGGCCTGGAAATCATCGAGGCGCGCTGGCTGTTCGACCTCGAGCCCGACCAGGTCCAGGTGCTCGTGCATCCGCAGTCGATCGTCCACTCGATGGTCGAGTACATCGACGGCTCCGTGATCGCCCAGCTCGGCGTCGCCGACATGGGCGTGCCGATTCTCTACGCGCTCACCTATCCGGAGCGGCGTCCGACCCCGGCGGCGCGGCTGGATCTGACCTGCATCGGCCAGTTGACCTTCTTCGAGCCCGACACGGAACGGTTCCCCTGTCTCCGCCTGGCGCGCGCCGCTCTCGAGTGCGGCGGCTCGGCGCCGGTGGTGCTCAATGCGGCGAACGAGGTGGCGGTGGCCGCGTTTCTCGACCGCAGAATCGGCTTCACCCGCATTCCGGAATTGATCGAGCGCGCGCTGGTGGAGGTTTCCCCCGGCGAGCTCCGGTCGATCGAGGAGTGCGTGGCGATCGACGCCGAGGCGCGGCGCCGAGTGCAGCGGTCCGTCGACACCCTCGCCGGAGGAAAGTGA
- the frr gene encoding ribosome recycling factor translates to MQALLKDIEVRMNAALDTLGREFASVRTGRASTGLLDTIRVDYYGTPTPVTQMASVSVPDARTLAIQPWEASQLGAIEKAIMKSDLGLTPVNDGKTIRLVMPPLTEERRKQLAKTVHKLAEDGRVAIRNIRREANDKLKAMSRDKKVSEDEERRGHDQIQKTTDKFIAKVDELLKKKEQEILSF, encoded by the coding sequence ATGCAGGCGCTCTTGAAGGACATCGAGGTCCGCATGAACGCGGCGCTCGACACGCTCGGGCGCGAGTTCGCGTCGGTTCGGACGGGCCGGGCGTCGACCGGCCTGCTCGACACGATCCGCGTCGACTACTACGGCACCCCCACGCCGGTGACCCAGATGGCGTCGGTGTCGGTGCCCGACGCCCGTACGCTGGCGATCCAGCCGTGGGAGGCGTCGCAGCTGGGAGCCATCGAGAAGGCGATCATGAAGTCGGACCTCGGTCTGACTCCCGTCAACGACGGCAAGACCATCCGGCTGGTGATGCCGCCGCTCACCGAGGAGCGGCGCAAGCAGCTGGCCAAGACCGTCCACAAGCTCGCCGAGGACGGCCGCGTCGCGATCCGCAACATCCGTCGCGAGGCCAACGACAAGCTCAAGGCGATGTCCCGGGACAAGAAGGTCTCCGAGGACGAGGAGCGCCGAGGGCACGACCAGATCCAGAAGACCACCGACAAGTTCATTGCCAAGGTGGACGAGCTCCTCAAGAAAAAGGAGCAGGAGATCCTCTCTTTCTAA
- a CDS encoding isoprenyl transferase — MDGNGRWATRRGLPRVAGHREGVKAARAIVRAAGDLGLRYLTLYAFSTENWSRPEDEVSMLMKLLEESIYRELPELMERNVRLLIIGRANGVPVPIRRGIDRVVEATRDNTGLHLLMAFNYGGRDELIDAFRTLARRVAAGELKPDDISEADVSRALYTAETPDPDLLIRTSGEMRVSNFLLWQIAYTELWITSTLWPDFRPVDLYRAVADFQGRTRRFGGV, encoded by the coding sequence ATGGACGGCAACGGGCGCTGGGCGACGCGGCGCGGGTTGCCCCGCGTGGCCGGCCATCGGGAAGGGGTCAAGGCTGCGCGGGCGATCGTGCGGGCCGCCGGCGACCTCGGGCTTCGCTACCTGACCCTCTACGCCTTCTCGACGGAGAACTGGAGCCGGCCCGAGGACGAAGTCTCGATGCTGATGAAGCTGCTGGAGGAGTCGATCTACCGGGAGCTGCCCGAGCTCATGGAGCGCAACGTGCGGCTCCTGATCATCGGTCGCGCCAACGGCGTGCCGGTGCCGATCCGCCGCGGCATCGACCGGGTCGTGGAAGCGACGCGCGACAACACCGGGCTGCACCTCTTGATGGCCTTCAACTACGGCGGCCGCGACGAGCTGATCGACGCCTTCCGGACGTTGGCACGCCGGGTGGCCGCGGGCGAGCTCAAGCCCGACGACATCTCCGAGGCCGACGTGAGCAGGGCGCTGTACACGGCCGAGACGCCCGATCCCGACCTGCTGATCCGCACCAGCGGCGAGATGCGCGTGTCGAACTTCCTTCTGTGGCAGATCGCCTACACCGAGCTGTGGATCACTTCGACCCTCTGGCCGGATTTTCGCCCGGTCGATCTCTACCGGGCCGTCGCCGATTTCCAGGGGCGTACGCGACGGTTCGGTGGAGTCTGA
- the rseP gene encoding RIP metalloprotease RseP, which produces MTTVVSFVVVIGVLILIHELGHFLVARWAGVGVERFSIGFGPVLARWRGRETEYCLSVIPMGGYVKMMGEENPLESGAALPYDPGKAFALKPLWIRFLIVFAGPGMNFVLAAAIFVVVLATIGRPVWPAVIGRVAPAGPAAAAGVRTGDVVAAIDRRAVAHWEDLEHAVAASGGRPLALRLRRGGAEPTVVVTPRLTTVRDPIFKDAKDVWDLGVGPRLTPQIGAVNPDSPAERAGLKAGDHVVAVAGQPVFTPEELMQAIQKRAGQSFEVTVERGGTSHTLPVTANVVREKGPTGQEIEVGRIGVSIVTRTVTYAPYSPPAAVWQGAMKTWDMTVLTTKGFWKIVTGQIPLSNLGGPVQIASETGRQAQEGAAPLAVFTAVISVNLAVLNLLPVPMLDGGHLFFFLIEAVLGRPLSVRKRELAQQLGFALLMLIMVLALYNDLVRIDAFRFFK; this is translated from the coding sequence GTGACCACCGTCGTTTCGTTCGTCGTCGTCATCGGCGTTCTCATCCTGATCCACGAGCTGGGCCATTTTCTGGTGGCGCGCTGGGCCGGCGTCGGGGTCGAGCGCTTCTCGATCGGCTTCGGCCCCGTGCTGGCCCGCTGGCGGGGGAGGGAGACCGAGTACTGCCTGAGCGTCATCCCCATGGGCGGCTACGTCAAGATGATGGGCGAGGAGAACCCGCTCGAGAGCGGGGCGGCCCTGCCCTATGATCCGGGCAAGGCCTTCGCCCTCAAGCCGCTGTGGATCCGCTTCCTCATCGTCTTCGCCGGCCCGGGGATGAACTTCGTCCTGGCCGCCGCGATCTTCGTCGTCGTGCTGGCGACGATCGGCCGGCCGGTATGGCCGGCGGTGATCGGCCGCGTGGCGCCGGCCGGTCCGGCCGCCGCGGCCGGAGTGAGGACGGGGGACGTGGTGGCCGCGATCGACAGGCGCGCCGTCGCGCATTGGGAGGACCTGGAGCACGCCGTCGCCGCCTCGGGCGGCCGGCCCCTGGCGCTGCGCCTTCGGCGGGGGGGCGCCGAGCCGACGGTGGTTGTCACGCCGCGGCTCACGACGGTCCGCGATCCGATCTTCAAGGACGCCAAAGACGTGTGGGACCTCGGGGTGGGCCCCCGGCTGACGCCCCAGATCGGGGCCGTGAACCCGGACTCGCCGGCCGAACGGGCCGGCCTCAAGGCGGGCGACCACGTGGTGGCGGTGGCCGGTCAACCGGTCTTCACGCCCGAAGAGTTGATGCAGGCCATCCAGAAGCGGGCCGGCCAGTCCTTCGAGGTGACGGTCGAGCGCGGCGGCACGTCCCACACGCTCCCGGTCACGGCCAACGTCGTCAGGGAGAAGGGCCCGACGGGGCAGGAGATCGAGGTCGGCCGGATCGGCGTCTCCATCGTCACCCGTACCGTCACCTACGCGCCGTACTCGCCGCCCGCCGCCGTGTGGCAGGGGGCGATGAAGACCTGGGACATGACGGTGCTGACGACCAAGGGCTTCTGGAAGATCGTCACCGGCCAGATCCCGCTCTCGAACCTGGGGGGGCCGGTGCAGATCGCCTCCGAGACCGGCCGGCAGGCCCAGGAGGGCGCCGCGCCGCTGGCGGTGTTCACGGCGGTCATCAGCGTGAACCTGGCCGTGCTCAACCTGCTGCCGGTGCCGATGCTCGACGGGGGTCACCTGTTCTTCTTCCTCATCGAGGCCGTCCTGGGCCGGCCGCTGTCGGTGAGGAAGCGCGAGCTGGCCCAGCAGCTGGGTTTCGCGCTGCTGATGCTGATCATGGTGCTGGCGCTCTACAATGACCTTGTGCGCATCGACGCATTCCGATTCTTCAAATAG
- the pyrH gene encoding UMP kinase — protein sequence MAAEAGSVRPTYRRIVLKLSGEALAGSQGYGIEPAVLERIAVETREVVTLGVQVAIVIGGGNIFRGVAASAGGMERATADYMGMLATIINALALQDALEKAGLQTRVLSAIEMRAVAEPYIRRRAIRHLEKGRVVIFAAGTGNPFFTTDTAGALRAIEIGADAIMKATKVDGIYSADPKRDTSAERLARTTYRDVLTRRLQVMDTTAISLCMENGLPIIVFDLTKAGNIKRIVLGEPVGSIVSA from the coding sequence GTGGCGGCGGAAGCCGGCAGCGTCCGTCCGACCTACCGCCGTATCGTCCTGAAGCTCTCGGGGGAGGCCCTCGCCGGGAGCCAGGGCTACGGCATCGAGCCGGCCGTGCTAGAGCGGATCGCCGTGGAGACCCGGGAGGTGGTCACGCTCGGTGTCCAGGTCGCCATCGTCATCGGCGGCGGCAACATCTTTCGGGGCGTCGCCGCCAGCGCCGGTGGGATGGAGCGCGCCACCGCCGATTACATGGGCATGCTGGCGACGATCATCAACGCGCTCGCGCTGCAGGACGCGCTCGAAAAGGCGGGGCTTCAGACGCGGGTGCTGTCGGCCATCGAGATGCGGGCGGTGGCCGAGCCGTACATCCGCCGTCGCGCGATCCGCCACCTGGAAAAGGGCCGCGTGGTGATCTTCGCCGCCGGAACGGGGAACCCCTTCTTCACCACGGACACGGCGGGCGCTCTGCGGGCCATCGAGATCGGGGCCGACGCGATCATGAAGGCGACGAAGGTGGACGGCATCTACTCGGCCGACCCCAAGCGGGACACCAGCGCCGAGCGGCTGGCGCGAACCACGTACCGCGACGTGCTCACCCGCCGCCTCCAAGTGATGGACACCACGGCGATCTCGCTGTGCATGGAAAACGGGCTGCCGATCATTGTCTTCGATCTCACGAAGGCCGGGAACATCAAGCGCATCGTGTTGGGCGAGCCGGTGGGATCGATCGTCTCGGCGTAG
- the ispG gene encoding flavodoxin-dependent (E)-4-hydroxy-3-methylbut-2-enyl-diphosphate synthase — protein sequence MIKRRQTRQIQIGTVKIGGDSPITVQSMTKTDTRDVEATLLEIWSLEAAGCEIVRCAVPVREAAEKLGEIKRQIRIPLVADIHFNYKLALIALEQGVDGLRLNPGNIGGKHFVQEVVNLAKDKWIPIRIGVNAGSLEKDLLAKYNGPTAQGMVESALRHIRILEELNYPEMKVSLKASDPRMMIEAYRMLADQVDYPFHLGVTEAGTPGVGTIKSAVGLGALLSEGIGDTVRVSLSADPTEEVRVGIDILKALGLRTGGLTFVSCPSCGRADVDLVKLAKEVEDEFRGLNEEIHIAVMGCEVNGPGEARAADIGVAGGRGIGLIFKNGEVIRKVSEKDIVKAMREEVDKFIAERKAARAAAPAASD from the coding sequence ATGATCAAACGGCGCCAGACCCGGCAGATCCAGATCGGCACGGTCAAGATCGGCGGCGATTCGCCGATCACCGTGCAGTCCATGACCAAGACCGACACGCGCGACGTCGAGGCCACGCTGCTGGAGATCTGGTCGCTGGAGGCGGCCGGGTGCGAGATCGTCCGCTGTGCGGTCCCCGTCCGGGAGGCGGCCGAGAAGCTCGGCGAGATCAAGCGGCAGATTCGCATCCCGCTGGTCGCCGACATCCACTTCAACTACAAGCTGGCCCTCATCGCGCTGGAGCAGGGGGTCGACGGGCTGCGGCTCAATCCGGGCAACATCGGGGGCAAGCACTTCGTCCAGGAGGTCGTCAACCTGGCCAAGGACAAGTGGATACCCATCCGTATCGGCGTCAACGCGGGCTCGCTGGAAAAGGACCTGCTCGCCAAGTACAATGGCCCCACCGCCCAGGGCATGGTCGAGTCCGCGCTCCGGCACATCCGGATCCTCGAGGAACTGAACTACCCGGAGATGAAGGTCTCGCTCAAGGCGTCCGACCCCCGGATGATGATCGAGGCCTACCGGATGCTCGCCGATCAGGTCGACTATCCATTCCACCTCGGCGTCACCGAGGCCGGCACGCCGGGGGTGGGGACGATCAAGTCGGCGGTCGGCCTCGGCGCGCTGCTCTCCGAGGGGATCGGTGACACGGTCCGCGTCTCGCTCAGCGCCGACCCCACCGAGGAAGTCCGGGTGGGGATCGATATCCTCAAAGCGCTCGGCCTGCGCACGGGCGGGCTCACCTTCGTATCCTGCCCCTCGTGTGGCCGCGCCGACGTGGACCTCGTCAAGCTGGCCAAGGAGGTCGAGGACGAGTTCCGCGGCCTCAACGAGGAGATCCACATCGCGGTGATGGGCTGCGAGGTGAACGGTCCCGGGGAGGCGCGCGCCGCCGACATCGGCGTCGCCGGCGGGCGGGGCATCGGCCTCATCTTCAAGAACGGTGAGGTGATCCGGAAGGTCTCCGAAAAAGACATCGTGAAGGCGATGCGCGAGGAGGTCGACAAGTTCATCGCCGAGCGCAAGGCGGCCCGGGCGGCGGCGCCGGCCGCGTCAGATTGA
- the tsf gene encoding translation elongation factor Ts, producing MAANAQLVRELRDRTGAGVMDCKAALQESKGDLQAATEYLRKKGLADAAKRAHRETREGQVSAYVHPGAKLGVLVEVDCETDFVARTDAFQELVKDLAMQIAAANPAWVAREDVPAAVIDKEREIYRSQMAEQKKPAHVLDKIIEGKLEKFYGEQCLLEQAFIKDPSGKTRVRDLIAGVNAKTGEHIVVKRFARFQVGEGG from the coding sequence ATGGCGGCGAACGCCCAGCTGGTGAGGGAGCTGCGCGACCGCACGGGCGCCGGGGTCATGGACTGCAAGGCCGCGCTGCAGGAGAGCAAGGGCGACCTGCAGGCGGCCACGGAGTATCTCAGAAAGAAGGGGCTGGCCGACGCCGCCAAGCGCGCGCACCGGGAGACACGGGAGGGGCAGGTCAGCGCCTACGTTCATCCGGGCGCCAAGCTCGGCGTGCTGGTCGAGGTGGACTGCGAGACGGACTTCGTCGCGCGCACCGACGCCTTCCAGGAGCTGGTGAAGGACCTCGCCATGCAGATCGCGGCCGCCAACCCCGCCTGGGTGGCGCGGGAGGACGTGCCGGCGGCGGTCATCGACAAGGAGCGGGAGATCTATCGGAGCCAGATGGCGGAGCAGAAGAAGCCCGCCCACGTGCTCGACAAGATCATCGAGGGCAAGCTCGAGAAGTTCTACGGAGAGCAGTGCCTGCTGGAGCAGGCGTTCATCAAGGACCCATCGGGCAAGACCAGGGTGAGGGACCTCATCGCCGGCGTCAACGCCAAGACCGGCGAGCACATCGTCGTCAAGCGCTTCGCGCGCTTCCAGGTCGGCGAGGGCGGTTAG
- a CDS encoding phosphatidate cytidylyltransferase gives MESEVDSATMTLGGGATGLLKRVATAVIAIPVFVWMVMRAPEWVFVLFVIGVGAAASWELARMFEQAGVPTYTRLGVGAGIAVTASFAVPADAVGPALPMLVLSLAVAALLSAPVWSPARPATEPVALALLGLVYVSWFLGHALLLHRLPDGADLILFLVGVTWIGESAAYLVGSALGRHKLAPMISPNKTVEGAVAQLLASGLAALVLGAWLLNWQAPRLLVAGALLGLVGQIGDLAESVMKRSVGVKDTGGLIPGHGGVLDRVDGLLFNAPALYYYAALGGGA, from the coding sequence GTGGAGTCTGAGGTGGACTCGGCGACGATGACGCTGGGCGGCGGCGCCACGGGCCTGCTCAAGCGCGTGGCCACCGCCGTCATCGCCATCCCGGTGTTCGTCTGGATGGTGATGCGTGCCCCCGAATGGGTCTTCGTCCTCTTCGTCATCGGGGTGGGCGCCGCGGCTTCCTGGGAGCTGGCGCGGATGTTCGAGCAGGCGGGCGTGCCGACCTACACGCGGCTGGGCGTGGGCGCGGGAATCGCAGTGACCGCGAGCTTCGCGGTGCCGGCGGACGCGGTGGGTCCGGCCCTACCTATGCTGGTCCTGTCGCTGGCGGTTGCCGCGTTGCTCAGCGCGCCGGTGTGGAGCCCGGCCCGGCCGGCCACCGAGCCGGTGGCCCTGGCGCTGCTCGGGCTGGTCTACGTGAGCTGGTTCCTGGGCCATGCCTTGCTGCTCCACCGGCTGCCGGATGGGGCGGACCTCATCCTGTTCCTGGTGGGCGTGACGTGGATCGGCGAGTCGGCGGCGTATCTGGTGGGCTCGGCGCTCGGGCGCCACAAGCTGGCGCCGATGATCAGCCCCAACAAGACGGTCGAGGGTGCCGTCGCTCAGTTGCTCGCATCCGGGCTGGCCGCGCTGGTGCTGGGCGCGTGGCTCCTGAACTGGCAGGCGCCGCGCCTCCTGGTGGCCGGCGCGCTCCTGGGGCTGGTCGGGCAGATCGGCGACCTCGCGGAGTCGGTGATGAAGCGGAGCGTCGGCGTCAAGGACACGGGCGGCCTCATCCCCGGCCACGGGGGCGTGCTCGACCGGGTGGACGGCCTGCTCTTCAACGCGCCTGCCCTCTACTACTACGCGGCGCTGGGAGGCGGCGCGTGA